In Mycobacterium tuberculosis H37Rv, a single window of DNA contains:
- the moxR2 gene encoding methanol dehydrogenase transcriptional regulator MoxR gives MTQSASNPQAPPTQTPGAELPGYPPQAGGAPTAAPSGPHPHRAEAESARDALLALRAEVAKAVVGQDGVISGLVIALLCRGHVLLEGVPGVAKTLIVRAMSAALQLEFKRVQFTPDLMPGDVTGSLVYDARTAEFVFRPGPVFTNLLLADEINRTPPKTQAALLEAMEERQVSVEGEPKPLPNPFIVAATQNPIEYEGTYQLPEAQLDRFLLKLNVTLPARDSEIAILDRHAHGFDPRDLSAINPVAGPAELAAGREAVRHVLVANEVLGYIVDIVGATRSSPALQLGVSPRGATALLGTARSWAWLSGRDYVTPDDVKAMARPTLRHRVMLRPEAELEGATPDGVLDGILASVPVPR, from the coding sequence GTGACACAGTCCGCGTCCAACCCGCAAGCTCCTCCCACCCAAACCCCTGGCGCTGAATTGCCCGGCTATCCCCCGCAAGCGGGTGGTGCCCCTACAGCGGCCCCTTCCGGGCCGCATCCTCACCGGGCTGAAGCAGAATCGGCACGTGATGCATTGCTGGCATTACGCGCCGAGGTCGCCAAGGCCGTCGTCGGACAGGACGGGGTGATCAGCGGCCTGGTGATCGCTCTGTTGTGCCGTGGGCACGTGCTCCTGGAAGGTGTTCCAGGAGTGGCGAAGACGCTGATTGTCCGCGCTATGTCCGCCGCTTTGCAACTGGAGTTCAAGCGGGTGCAGTTCACCCCTGACCTGATGCCAGGCGACGTCACCGGTTCACTGGTCTACGATGCCCGCACCGCCGAGTTCGTGTTCCGGCCGGGCCCGGTGTTCACCAATTTGCTGCTGGCCGATGAGATCAACCGCACCCCACCCAAGACGCAGGCCGCGCTGCTCGAGGCGATGGAAGAGCGTCAAGTCAGTGTGGAGGGTGAGCCTAAGCCGCTGCCCAACCCGTTCATCGTCGCCGCGACGCAGAACCCGATCGAATACGAGGGCACCTATCAGTTGCCCGAAGCCCAACTGGATCGTTTCCTGCTGAAACTGAATGTGACACTGCCGGCACGCGATTCCGAGATCGCCATCCTTGACCGGCACGCGCACGGGTTCGACCCGCGCGATCTATCCGCGATCAATCCGGTGGCCGGGCCGGCCGAGCTGGCGGCTGGCCGCGAGGCGGTGCGCCACGTGCTGGTCGCTAATGAGGTGCTGGGCTACATCGTCGACATCGTCGGGGCCACCCGCTCCTCGCCCGCACTACAGCTCGGTGTGTCGCCGCGTGGGGCAACCGCCCTGCTGGGCACCGCCCGGTCCTGGGCGTGGCTGTCCGGGCGCGATTACGTCACCCCCGACGACGTGAAGGCGATGGCCCGACCGACGCTACGCCACCGGGTGATGCTACGCCCGGAAGCCGAGCTGGAAGGCGCCACACCCGACGGCGTTCTCGACGGAATTCTGGCCTCGGTTCCGGTGCCCCGCTAG
- a CDS encoding membrane protein, whose translation MILTGRTGLLALICVLPIALSPWPARAFVMLLVALAVAVTVDTLLAASTRKLRFTRSPYTSARLGQPVDASLLLCNGGRRRFRGQVRDAWPPSARAQPHTHDVDVAAGQRQQVHTALRPVRRGDQRAAMVTARSIGPLGLAGRQSSQSVPGLVRVLPPFLSRKHLPSRLAKLREIDGLLPTLIRGQGTEFDSLREYVVGDDVRSIDWRASARRADVMVRTWRPERDRRVVIVLDTGRMAAGRVGVDPTAADPAGWPRLDWSMDAALLLAALASRAGDHVDFLAHDRISRAGVFGASRSELLAQLVDAMAPLRPALIESDWHAMIATILRRTRRRSLVVLLTDLNATALDEGLLPVLPQLSARHHVLVAAVADPRVDQLAAGRSDAAAVYDAAAAERARNDRRAIASQLRRGGVDVIDAPPAEIAPGLADRYLAMKATGRL comes from the coding sequence ATGATCCTAACCGGACGCACCGGCTTGCTGGCCCTGATCTGCGTCCTGCCGATAGCGCTGTCCCCTTGGCCGGCAAGGGCTTTCGTGATGTTGCTGGTGGCGCTTGCGGTAGCGGTGACCGTGGACACCCTGCTAGCGGCCAGCACCCGTAAGTTGCGCTTTACCCGCTCGCCGTATACCTCCGCCCGGCTCGGGCAGCCCGTGGACGCGAGCCTGCTGCTCTGCAATGGGGGCCGCCGCCGGTTCCGCGGCCAGGTTCGTGACGCCTGGCCGCCCAGTGCCCGTGCGCAGCCGCACACCCACGATGTCGACGTGGCTGCCGGGCAGCGCCAGCAGGTGCACACCGCACTGCGGCCAGTTCGGCGTGGGGACCAGCGCGCAGCAATGGTCACGGCCCGTTCGATCGGACCACTGGGGTTGGCGGGACGGCAGAGTTCACAGTCGGTGCCCGGCTTGGTCCGGGTGCTGCCGCCGTTCCTGTCTCGCAAGCACCTGCCGTCGAGGCTGGCCAAGCTGCGGGAGATCGACGGGCTGTTACCCACGTTGATACGCGGCCAAGGCACCGAATTCGATTCGCTGCGCGAGTATGTCGTCGGCGACGACGTCCGCTCGATCGATTGGCGCGCGAGCGCACGCCGCGCCGATGTCATGGTCCGCACCTGGCGGCCCGAACGGGACCGCCGAGTCGTCATCGTGCTCGACACCGGACGCATGGCGGCGGGGCGGGTCGGTGTCGACCCGACCGCCGCCGATCCCGCCGGGTGGCCGCGGCTGGACTGGTCCATGGATGCCGCACTGCTGTTGGCGGCACTGGCGTCACGAGCCGGCGACCATGTCGACTTCCTGGCCCACGACCGGATCAGCCGCGCCGGCGTGTTTGGCGCCTCGCGTAGCGAACTGCTTGCCCAACTGGTCGATGCCATGGCCCCGCTGCGACCGGCGCTTATCGAATCCGACTGGCATGCAATGATTGCCACCATCTTGCGGCGCACCCGGAGGCGATCGCTGGTGGTGCTGCTGACCGACCTCAACGCGACCGCTCTCGACGAGGGCCTGTTGCCGGTGCTGCCGCAGTTGTCGGCCCGACACCATGTGCTGGTCGCCGCGGTTGCCGACCCGCGCGTCGATCAACTGGCCGCCGGGCGGTCCGACGCGGCAGCGGTGTACGACGCTGCGGCTGCGGAGCGCGCCCGCAACGACCGGCGTGCGATCGCGTCACAACTGCGCCGAGGCGGGGTAGATGTCATCGACGCTCCTCCCGCCGAAATCGCACCCGGACTTGCGGATCGCTACCTGGCGATGAAAGCGACCGGCCGCCTCTAA
- a CDS encoding transmembrane protein yields MDVDAFLLTNRGTWDRLDHLIKKRHSLSGAEIDELVELYQRVSTHLSMLRSASSDQLMTGRLSSLVARARSAVTGAHAPLTRTFIRFWTVSFPVVAYRTWRWWLATAVAFFAVVVLIGFWVAGSHEVQSAIGTPTEIDELVSHDVQSYYSEHPAASFALQVWVNNSWVATTCIAMSVVLGLPIPLVLFDNAANVGLIAGLMFQAGKGDFLLGLLLPHGLLELTAVFLAAAIGMRLGWSVISAGNRPRGQVLAEQGRGVVSVAVGLVGVFLVAGLIEAVVTPSPLPTFVRIAVGIIAEAVFLSYIGYFGRRAAQAGETGDMEDAPDVVPTG; encoded by the coding sequence GTGGACGTCGACGCGTTCTTGCTGACCAACCGCGGCACGTGGGACCGGCTCGACCACTTGATCAAGAAGCGCCATTCACTGAGCGGAGCCGAAATCGACGAACTCGTCGAGCTATATCAGCGTGTGTCCACGCATCTGTCGATGCTCAGATCGGCTTCGTCGGACCAGTTGATGACCGGTCGGCTGTCGAGTCTAGTCGCGCGGGCTCGGTCCGCGGTCACAGGCGCGCACGCACCGCTGACCCGTACGTTCATTCGGTTCTGGACAGTGTCGTTCCCGGTCGTGGCCTACCGTACCTGGCGGTGGTGGCTGGCGACTGCGGTGGCGTTTTTCGCCGTCGTGGTGCTGATCGGGTTCTGGGTGGCCGGCAGTCACGAGGTGCAGTCCGCGATCGGGACGCCCACTGAGATAGACGAATTGGTCAGCCATGACGTCCAGTCCTATTACAGCGAGCACCCGGCCGCGTCGTTCGCTCTGCAGGTCTGGGTGAACAACTCCTGGGTGGCTACCACGTGCATCGCGATGTCTGTTGTGCTGGGGCTGCCGATACCGCTGGTGCTCTTCGATAACGCCGCCAACGTCGGACTGATCGCCGGGCTGATGTTCCAGGCGGGGAAGGGCGATTTCCTGCTGGGCCTGCTTCTTCCGCACGGGCTGCTGGAGCTGACGGCCGTCTTTCTCGCCGCGGCGATTGGGATGCGGCTGGGGTGGTCGGTGATATCTGCAGGCAACCGCCCGCGCGGACAGGTCCTCGCCGAGCAAGGACGTGGTGTCGTGTCGGTCGCGGTGGGCTTGGTGGGTGTGTTTCTGGTCGCAGGTCTGATCGAGGCGGTGGTGACACCGTCGCCGTTGCCGACGTTTGTTCGGATCGCCGTCGGGATCATCGCCGAGGCGGTGTTTCTGTCCTACATCGGCTACTTCGGTCGTCGTGCCGCGCAAGCCGGGGAGACCGGCGACATGGAGGACGCGCCCGACGTGGTCCCGACCGGCTGA
- a CDS encoding membrane protein — protein sequence MSEVVTGDAVVLDVQIAQLPVRAVSAVIDITIIFIGYILGLMLWATALTQFDEALTTAFLIIFTVLALVGYPLVWETATRGRSVGKIVMGLRVVSDDGGPERFRQALFRALASVVEIWMLLGSPAVICSMLSPKAKRVGDVFAGTVVVSERGPRLGPPPVMPPSLAWWASSLQLSGLTAGQAEVARQFLVRAPQLDPALREQMAYRIAGDVVARIAPPPPPGVPPQLVLAAVLAERHRRELLRLRPTLPPAGQAPWAQMAPHRGWPPGLSGATPWSPQQPVIPWPEPDPPPQAAPWPQQAPDGPGFSPPG from the coding sequence ATGTCGGAGGTGGTGACCGGCGACGCCGTGGTGCTCGACGTACAGATCGCCCAGTTGCCGGTGCGCGCGGTCAGCGCGGTCATCGATATCACCATAATATTCATCGGCTACATCCTCGGTCTGATGCTGTGGGCGACCGCCCTGACCCAGTTCGACGAAGCCTTGACCACCGCATTCCTGATCATCTTCACGGTGCTGGCGCTGGTCGGCTATCCCCTGGTCTGGGAAACCGCAACGCGGGGCCGATCAGTGGGGAAGATCGTGATGGGTCTGCGGGTGGTGTCAGACGACGGTGGCCCGGAGCGGTTCCGGCAGGCGCTGTTTCGCGCGTTAGCGTCGGTGGTGGAGATCTGGATGCTGCTCGGGAGCCCCGCCGTGATCTGCAGCATGTTGTCGCCAAAAGCCAAGCGAGTCGGCGACGTCTTCGCGGGCACGGTCGTTGTCAGCGAACGTGGTCCGCGGTTGGGGCCGCCGCCGGTGATGCCACCGTCGCTGGCCTGGTGGGCGTCGTCGCTGCAATTGTCTGGGCTTACCGCCGGCCAAGCCGAGGTTGCACGTCAATTTCTGGTGCGGGCACCGCAACTCGATCCTGCGCTACGCGAGCAGATGGCCTACCGGATCGCCGGTGATGTGGTTGCCCGCATCGCTCCGCCGCCGCCACCCGGAGTTCCACCACAGTTGGTCCTGGCCGCCGTCCTCGCCGAACGACACCGGCGTGAACTGTTGCGACTGCGTCCCACGCTGCCTCCCGCAGGACAGGCGCCATGGGCCCAAATGGCGCCTCATCGGGGTTGGCCGCCCGGTTTGTCCGGCGCCACGCCGTGGTCTCCTCAGCAGCCGGTGATCCCCTGGCCGGAGCCAGATCCGCCACCGCAAGCCGCTCCCTGGCCGCAGCAGGCGCCGGACGGCCCGGGATTCTCGCCGCCGGGCTAG
- the glpK gene encoding glycerol kinase (ATP:glycerol 3-phosphotransferase (glycerokinase) (GK)), whose amino-acid sequence MSDAILGEQLAESSDFIAAIDQGTTSTRCMIFDHHGAEVARHQLEHEQILPRAGWVEHNPVEIWERTASVLISVLNATNLSPKDIAALGITNQRETTLVWNRHTGRPYYNAIVWQDTRTDRIASALDRDGRGNLIRRKAGLPPATYFSGGKLQWILENVDGVRAAAENGDALFGTPDTWVLWNLTGGPRGGVHVTDVTNASRTMLMDLETLDWDDELLSLFSIPRAMLPEIASSAPSEPYGVTLATGPVGGEVPITGVLGDQHAAMVGQVCLAPGEAKNTYGTGNFLLLNTGETIVRSNNGLLTTVCYQFGNAKPVYALEGSIAVTGSAVQWLRDQLGIISGAAQSEALARQVPDNGGMYFVPAFSGLFAPYWRSDARGAIVGLSRFNTNAHLARATLEAICYQSRDVVDAMEADSGVRLQVLKVDGGITGNDLCMQIQADVLGVDVVRPVVAETTALGVAYAAGLAVGFWAAPSDLRANWREDKRWTPTWDDDERAAGYAGWRKAVQRTLDWVDVS is encoded by the coding sequence GTGTCCGACGCCATCCTAGGAGAGCAATTGGCCGAGTCCTCGGATTTCATAGCCGCCATCGACCAGGGCACCACCAGCACCCGCTGCATGATCTTCGATCACCACGGTGCCGAGGTGGCCCGCCACCAGCTCGAGCACGAGCAGATCCTGCCCCGGGCCGGCTGGGTGGAGCACAACCCGGTCGAGATCTGGGAGCGCACCGCGTCGGTGTTGATCTCGGTGCTCAACGCCACCAACCTATCGCCGAAAGATATTGCCGCGTTGGGGATTACCAACCAACGTGAGACGACGCTGGTATGGAATCGGCACACCGGACGGCCCTACTACAACGCGATTGTATGGCAGGATACCCGCACCGACCGCATCGCGTCGGCGCTGGATCGAGACGGTCGTGGAAACCTGATCCGCCGCAAGGCGGGCCTGCCGCCGGCAACTTATTTCTCTGGCGGCAAGCTGCAGTGGATCCTGGAAAATGTCGATGGAGTCCGCGCGGCCGCCGAGAACGGCGACGCATTGTTCGGCACACCGGACACCTGGGTGTTGTGGAATCTGACCGGCGGGCCGCGGGGGGGTGTGCATGTCACCGATGTAACCAACGCCAGCCGGACCATGTTGATGGATCTAGAGACGCTGGACTGGGACGACGAGCTGTTGTCGTTGTTTTCGATACCTCGGGCCATGCTGCCCGAGATCGCATCGTCGGCGCCGTCGGAGCCTTACGGTGTCACGCTGGCGACCGGGCCTGTCGGCGGTGAGGTGCCGATCACCGGAGTTCTCGGTGATCAGCATGCGGCCATGGTCGGTCAAGTCTGTCTGGCCCCAGGGGAGGCGAAAAACACCTATGGGACCGGCAATTTTCTGCTGCTGAACACCGGTGAAACGATCGTGCGATCGAATAACGGCCTGCTAACCACGGTGTGCTACCAATTCGGGAACGCTAAACCCGTGTACGCGCTTGAAGGTTCGATCGCGGTGACCGGCTCGGCGGTGCAGTGGCTACGCGATCAGCTGGGCATCATCAGCGGCGCCGCACAGAGTGAGGCGCTGGCCCGCCAGGTCCCCGACAACGGCGGCATGTATTTCGTGCCGGCGTTTTCCGGGCTGTTCGCGCCATACTGGCGGTCCGATGCGCGCGGCGCGATCGTCGGGTTGTCGCGGTTCAACACCAACGCGCACCTGGCGCGCGCAACGCTGGAGGCGATCTGCTACCAGAGCCGCGATGTGGTGGACGCCATGGAAGCAGACTCCGGTGTTCGCCTGCAGGTGTTGAAGGTGGATGGCGGGATCACCGGCAACGACCTGTGTATGCAGATCCAGGCCGACGTGTTGGGTGTGGATGTGGTGCGGCCGGTGGTCGCCGAGACCACCGCACTAGGTGTGGCCTACGCGGCGGGCTTGGCGGTCGGGTTCTGGGCGGCTCCGTCCGATCTGCGGGCCAACTGGCGAGAGGACAAGCGGTGGACACCGACGTGGGACGACGACGAGCGTGCCGCGGGTTATGCCGGCTGGCGCAAGGCGGTGCAGCGGACCCTGGATTGGGTTGACGTGTCCTAG
- the vapC48 gene encoding ribonuclease VapC48 (toxin, part of toxin-antitoxin (TA) operon with Rv3697A, contains PIN domain) → MSETFDVDVLVHATHRASPFHDKAKTLVERFLAGPGLVYLLWPVALGYLRVVTHPTLLGAPLAPEVAVENIEQFTSRPHVRQVGEANGFWPVYRRVADPVKPRGNLVPDAHLVALMRHHGIATIWSHDRDFRKFEGIRIRDPFSG, encoded by the coding sequence GTGAGCGAAACCTTTGACGTCGATGTTCTGGTCCATGCGACGCACCGAGCCAGCCCGTTTCACGATAAGGCGAAGACGCTCGTTGAGCGATTCCTGGCTGGGCCAGGGCTGGTATATCTATTGTGGCCCGTCGCGCTGGGTTATCTACGGGTTGTCACCCATCCGACGTTGTTGGGTGCGCCGCTGGCGCCTGAGGTCGCCGTCGAAAACATCGAGCAATTCACCTCACGACCGCACGTGCGGCAGGTCGGCGAGGCCAACGGATTCTGGCCCGTCTATCGGCGAGTAGCCGACCCGGTCAAGCCGCGAGGCAATCTGGTTCCCGACGCCCACCTCGTCGCGCTCATGCGCCATCACGGCATCGCCACGATCTGGAGTCACGACCGCGACTTCCGCAAGTTCGAGGGCATTAGAATTCGCGACCCCTTCTCCGGCTGA
- the vapB48 gene encoding antitoxin VapB48 (part of toxin-antitoxin (TA) operon with Rv3697c), producing MRTTIDLDDDILRALKRRQREERKTLGQLASELLAQALAAEPPPNVDIRWSTADLRPRVDLDDKDAVWAILDRG from the coding sequence ATGCGCACTACGATCGACCTCGATGACGACATACTGCGGGCGTTGAAACGACGCCAGCGCGAGGAGCGCAAAACGTTAGGGCAGCTCGCCTCCGAATTGCTTGCGCAAGCTCTGGCGGCCGAGCCTCCTCCAAACGTTGACATCCGCTGGTCGACTGCCGACTTGCGGCCCCGTGTGGATCTTGACGACAAGGACGCTGTTTGGGCGATTTTGGACCGTGGGTGA
- the egtE gene encoding pyridoxal-phosphate-dependent protein EgtE (involved in ergothioneine biosynthesis) has protein sequence MRRSGANSPAGDSLADRWRAARPPVAGLHLDSAACSRQSFAALDAAAQHARHEAEVGGYVAAEAAAAVLDAGRAAVAALSGLPDAEVVFTTGSLHALDLLLGSWPGENRTLACLPGEYGPNLAVMAAHGFDVRPLPTLQDGRVALDDAAFMLADDPPDLVHLTVVASHRGVAQPLAMVAQLCTELKLPLVVDAAQGLGHVDCAVGADVTYASSRKWIAGPRGVGVLAVRPELMERLRARLPAPDWMPPLTVAQQLGFGEANVAARVGFSVALGEHLACGPQAIRARLAELGDIARTVLADVSGWRVVEAVDEPSAITTLAPIDGADPAAVRAWLLSQRRIVTTYAGVERAPLELPAPVLRISPHVDNTADDLDAFAEALVAATAATSGER, from the coding sequence ATGAGGAGAAGCGGCGCAAACAGCCCCGCCGGCGATTCGCTGGCCGACCGATGGCGGGCAGCGCGCCCGCCCGTCGCGGGGCTACACCTGGACAGCGCGGCCTGTTCGCGCCAGAGTTTCGCCGCACTCGACGCCGCAGCCCAGCACGCGCGGCACGAGGCCGAGGTTGGCGGTTATGTCGCGGCTGAGGCCGCCGCCGCCGTGCTCGACGCCGGACGTGCGGCGGTCGCCGCACTGAGCGGCCTGCCCGACGCCGAGGTGGTGTTCACCACCGGCTCGCTGCACGCGTTGGATCTGCTGCTGGGCAGCTGGCCTGGGGAGAACCGGACGCTGGCTTGCTTGCCCGGCGAATACGGGCCGAACCTGGCTGTGATGGCCGCCCATGGCTTCGACGTGCGTCCGTTACCAACTCTGCAGGACGGCAGGGTAGCGCTCGACGACGCGGCCTTCATGTTGGCCGACGACCCGCCCGACCTAGTGCACCTGACCGTGGTGGCCAGCCACCGTGGCGTCGCACAGCCGCTGGCGATGGTGGCGCAACTGTGCACCGAGCTGAAACTGCCGCTGGTCGTGGATGCCGCGCAGGGCCTGGGCCACGTGGATTGTGCGGTGGGTGCCGACGTCACGTATGCCTCGTCGCGCAAGTGGATCGCCGGGCCCCGCGGAGTTGGGGTGCTGGCGGTTCGTCCTGAGCTGATGGAGCGGTTACGTGCGAGGCTGCCCGCGCCAGACTGGATGCCGCCGCTGACAGTGGCCCAACAACTCGGATTTGGCGAAGCCAATGTAGCTGCGCGAGTGGGGTTTTCGGTCGCACTCGGTGAGCATCTGGCGTGCGGGCCGCAGGCTATTCGGGCACGCTTGGCTGAGCTGGGCGACATCGCCAGGACCGTACTCGCCGATGTGTCCGGTTGGCGGGTGGTCGAAGCGGTCGACGAGCCTAGCGCGATCACCACCCTGGCGCCGATCGACGGCGCCGACCCGGCAGCGGTGCGGGCCTGGTTGCTCTCGCAGCGGCGGATCGTGACCACCTACGCCGGAGTGGAGCGGGCACCGCTGGAACTGCCGGCGCCGGTGCTGCGGATCTCGCCGCACGTGGACAACACCGCCGATGACCTGGACGCCTTCGCCGAGGCGTTGGTCGCGGCGACCGCGGCGACCAGCGGCGAACGTTAG
- the egtD gene encoding histidine-specific methyltransferase EtgD (involved in ergothioneine biosynthesis) yields the protein MRVSVANHLGEDAGHLALRRDVYSGLQKTPKSLPPKWFYDTVGSELFDQITRLPEYYPTRAEAEILRARSAEVASACRADTLVELGSGTSEKTRMLLDALRHRGSLRRFVPFDVDASVLSATATAIQREYSGVEINAVCGDFEEHLTEIPRGGRRLFVFLGSTIGNLTPGPRAQFLTALAGVMRPGDSLLLGTDLVKDAARLVRAYDDPGGVTAQFNRNVLAVINRELEADFDVDAFQHVARWNSAEERIEMWLRADGRQRVRVGALDLTVDFDAGEEMLTEVSCKFRPQAVGAELAAAGLHRIRWWTDEAGDFGLSLAAK from the coding sequence ATGAGAGTGTCGGTTGCCAACCATCTGGGCGAGGATGCGGGGCATCTGGCGTTGCGCCGCGATGTGTACTCTGGCCTGCAGAAGACACCGAAATCGTTACCGCCCAAGTGGTTTTACGACACGGTGGGTAGTGAACTGTTCGATCAGATCACCCGGTTGCCGGAGTACTACCCGACCCGAGCCGAGGCCGAAATCCTACGGGCCAGATCGGCCGAAGTGGCTTCCGCCTGCCGGGCCGATACTTTGGTCGAGTTGGGTAGCGGCACCTCGGAGAAGACCCGGATGCTGCTGGATGCGTTGCGCCACCGGGGATCGCTGCGCAGATTCGTCCCGTTCGACGTCGACGCCAGCGTGCTGTCGGCAACTGCGACCGCAATTCAGCGTGAATACAGTGGTGTCGAAATCAACGCTGTTTGTGGGGATTTCGAGGAGCATTTAACCGAGATTCCCAGGGGAGGACGGCGCCTGTTTGTGTTCTTGGGGTCCACGATCGGCAACCTCACGCCCGGGCCGCGCGCGCAGTTCCTGACGGCCCTGGCCGGGGTAATGCGGCCGGGCGATAGCCTGCTGCTGGGCACCGACCTGGTCAAGGACGCGGCCCGGCTGGTGCGCGCCTACGACGATCCTGGCGGGGTGACGGCTCAGTTCAATCGCAACGTGCTTGCCGTGATCAACCGGGAACTCGAAGCGGATTTCGACGTCGATGCCTTCCAGCACGTCGCCCGTTGGAACAGCGCAGAAGAGCGGATTGAGATGTGGTTGCGTGCCGACGGTCGCCAGCGGGTACGGGTCGGTGCACTGGACCTGACCGTCGACTTCGACGCCGGGGAGGAGATGTTGACCGAGGTCTCGTGCAAGTTCCGGCCGCAAGCGGTCGGTGCCGAGTTGGCCGCGGCCGGACTGCATCGCATCCGATGGTGGACCGATGAAGCCGGTGACTTTGGCCTGTCGCTGGCCGCCAAGTGA
- the egtC gene encoding amidohydrolase EgtC (involved in ergothioneine biosynthesis) yields MCRHLGWLGAQVAVSSLVLDPPQGLRVQSYAPRRQKHGLMNADGWGVGFFDGAIPRRWRSPAPLWGDTSFHSVAPALRSHCILAAVRSATVGMPIEVSATPPFTDGHWLLAHNGVVDRAVLPAGPAAESVCDSAILAATIFAHGLDALGDTIVKVGAADPNARLNILAANGSRLIATTWGDTLSILRRADGVVLASEPYDDDSGWGDVPDRHLVEVTQKGVTLTALDRAKGPR; encoded by the coding sequence ATGTGTCGTCACCTGGGGTGGCTCGGGGCACAGGTCGCGGTTTCTTCGTTGGTGCTGGACCCGCCGCAGGGTCTGCGGGTGCAGTCATATGCGCCGCGTCGGCAAAAGCACGGGCTGATGAACGCCGACGGTTGGGGTGTCGGCTTCTTCGACGGTGCCATTCCCCGGCGTTGGCGCAGCCCGGCTCCGCTGTGGGGGGACACGTCGTTTCACTCGGTGGCGCCGGCGCTGCGTAGTCACTGCATCCTCGCCGCGGTGCGCTCGGCGACTGTCGGTATGCCGATCGAAGTCAGCGCGACCCCGCCGTTCACCGATGGGCACTGGTTGCTAGCGCACAACGGTGTGGTTGATCGTGCCGTGTTGCCGGCGGGCCCGGCGGCCGAATCGGTCTGTGACAGCGCGATACTCGCGGCCACCATCTTCGCTCACGGTCTGGACGCTCTGGGAGACACCATTGTCAAGGTCGGCGCGGCCGACCCAAATGCCCGACTAAACATCTTGGCGGCCAACGGTTCCCGGCTCATCGCGACCACCTGGGGAGACACGCTGTCCATCCTGCGGCGCGCCGACGGGGTGGTGCTGGCCAGCGAACCATACGACGACGACTCCGGTTGGGGCGACGTGCCGGACCGCCACCTGGTGGAGGTAACCCAAAAGGGTGTCACGCTGACCGCATTGGACCGCGCGAAAGGACCTCGATGA